The following are from one region of the Nitrospirota bacterium genome:
- a CDS encoding cation transporter, with protein MKYPECEYCGKWSPRLSVVGNFTMSIFKFMVGLTTNSQGLMADGVHSIADTISSVFVLIALKIAGKPKDEGHPFGHGKVEYLSTMSASVFIFICAVLILIDALHSFKTGTRPIPENAAIAATLLSLLYGWLMYTSNTCAATQLNSPALLADAAESKADSLTSVAVLAGLIGSKLGYVYADTIAALVVAVFVFHISVEMFMKGVNGLIDVAVDKDILQDISNTCMSIKGIEGVKGIRSRCMGQKCSVELEIEVLSSKTVLETQELVGYVRNMVLHKVEGIDEVFVKTVPITRWWKLT; from the coding sequence ATGAAATATCCAGAGTGCGAGTATTGCGGTAAGTGGTCTCCGCGCCTGAGTGTTGTCGGGAATTTTACGATGTCCATATTTAAGTTTATGGTGGGGCTGACAACGAACAGCCAGGGGCTTATGGCAGACGGTGTGCATTCGATAGCGGACACAATATCGTCAGTGTTTGTGTTGATAGCGTTAAAGATAGCAGGTAAACCAAAAGACGAGGGGCATCCCTTTGGGCATGGTAAGGTTGAGTATCTAAGTACGATGTCGGCCAGCGTGTTTATATTTATCTGTGCCGTATTAATTTTAATAGACGCTCTGCATAGTTTTAAGACAGGAACAAGGCCGATACCGGAAAATGCCGCCATAGCGGCAACTTTGCTGTCTTTGCTGTACGGTTGGTTGATGTACACCTCCAACACGTGTGCGGCAACGCAGTTAAACTCTCCGGCTCTTTTAGCTGACGCCGCTGAGAGCAAAGCAGACAGTCTTACCTCAGTTGCCGTGTTAGCTGGGCTTATCGGCTCTAAGCTTGGCTATGTGTATGCTGACACGATAGCGGCTCTTGTTGTGGCTGTGTTTGTATTTCACATCAGTGTTGAGATGTTTATGAAAGGAGTAAACGGCCTCATTGATGTAGCCGTGGATAAGGACATCCTGCAGGATATTTCCAATACCTGTATGTCAATAAAGGGCATTGAAGGCGTCAAAGGAATAAGGTCACGGTGTATGGGACAGAAGTGCTCGGTTGAGCTTGAGATTGAGGTGTTAAGTTCTAAGACTGTGCTTGAGACTCAGGAGCTTGTGGGATATGTCAGGAATATGGTCTTACATAAGGTGGAGGGTATTGATGAAGTATTTGTCAAAACAGTGCCTATAACCAGGTGGTGGAAACTTACATGA
- a CDS encoding LemA family protein: MISKKLRSKYLSVKYFLAFVGIFLLYKSLVHAFIYNQLVDEEHIYDISANNLKSEEQRRLQVLESAGKAANMYMETENKLFNLLVELNGLLRTGTNYAAQEQTKSEIVRLLSVLSYLGERSPELMAKGPFLYLMDIMAATEKRIAYARTNYNVAVYEYNDYIYLFPYNIFAKNLGFHEKQFYKSEEGAEHVPMVD; the protein is encoded by the coding sequence ATGATAAGTAAAAAATTAAGATCAAAATATCTGAGCGTAAAGTATTTTTTAGCATTTGTCGGTATATTTTTGCTTTATAAGTCTCTGGTCCATGCGTTTATCTACAATCAGTTGGTGGATGAGGAGCATATTTACGATATATCGGCAAATAACCTCAAGTCTGAAGAACAGAGGCGGCTGCAAGTGCTGGAAAGCGCCGGGAAGGCTGCCAATATGTATATGGAGACAGAGAACAAACTGTTTAACCTTTTGGTTGAATTAAACGGGTTGCTCAGAACCGGCACAAACTATGCGGCTCAGGAGCAGACAAAGAGCGAAATAGTGCGTCTCTTAAGCGTGCTTTCTTACCTTGGTGAGAGATCTCCGGAGCTTATGGCTAAAGGGCCTTTCTTGTATCTAATGGATATAATGGCAGCTACCGAAAAGCGTATTGCCTATGCCAGAACTAACTACAACGTGGCCGTCTATGAGTACAATGATTATATATATCTGTTTCCTTATAATATTTTTGCCAAAAATCTTGGTTTTCATGAGAAGCAGTTTTATAAATCGGAGGAGGGAGCAGAGCATGTCCCAATGGTTGATTAG
- a CDS encoding EcsC family protein, giving the protein MADKYEWFDKVLTLSGTHLPSIKSDVNALIDEFDLKMGGDKPQKYLSYTVSGNLMKKAAYKAAGIGGLTTLPMTIPIIGTIGTVLAGSLVDLALVLRIQIELCFAISAAYGVELGEDELKAITLALLGFSGSSQAFKATAASVLRTAVDEIAKSYINRGVEVATVEFAERLIPRLLKKYYRFIPFIGVPLGASFNLVSTMTVGNHARKYFSVWDNDNIQISWKDDK; this is encoded by the coding sequence ATGGCTGATAAATACGAATGGTTTGATAAGGTGCTGACTTTGAGTGGCACGCATCTGCCCAGCATTAAAAGTGATGTCAATGCACTTATTGATGAGTTTGATCTAAAAATGGGCGGTGATAAACCGCAAAAGTATTTATCTTATACCGTTTCCGGTAATCTTATGAAAAAGGCGGCTTATAAGGCGGCAGGGATTGGGGGGCTTACGACCCTTCCTATGACAATCCCTATTATTGGGACGATTGGGACAGTACTTGCAGGTTCTCTTGTGGATTTAGCACTGGTGTTAAGAATTCAGATAGAGCTCTGTTTTGCCATATCAGCAGCGTACGGAGTAGAACTTGGTGAGGATGAGCTAAAGGCAATAACGCTGGCACTGCTGGGGTTTTCCGGTTCAAGCCAGGCCTTTAAGGCCACTGCTGCCTCAGTGCTAAGAACTGCCGTGGATGAGATTGCAAAAAGTTACATCAACAGGGGTGTTGAGGTAGCCACGGTGGAGTTTGCTGAGCGGCTTATACCAAGGCTTTTAAAGAAATACTACAGATTTATACCATTTATAGGCGTGCCTCTTGGCGCATCCTTTAATCTGGTGTCAACTATGACAGTTGGCAACCATGCCCGGAAGTATTTCAGTGTGTGGGATAATGATAACATACAGATAAGCTGGAAAGATGATAAGTAA
- the mamM gene encoding magnetosome biogenesis CDF transporter MamM has protein sequence MHELPQNNIVYPECYNCSKAAGWTAVSANLFLAIFKAVVGFISGSKAVLADSLYSFKDFLTSLVVFIGVQVSGKPADEGHPYGHGKIEYVSIFLISILIIIGTLFLLIHSVKDIWNAYLGHVYKPKLIALFAAIISMIANYKLSSYLYCVGEKLKSPAVIANAKHNHSDAVSSAFVACAVLLSRYGFYFVDPLVAVIETLDLIRLSAGMLNDSFKGIMDSSLPKNVLKEMEMTAMLVPGVRRVARVNARKVGHGIWVDMIIKVDQSHTLDKGYLIGAQVENTLKSKIGNISGINMGIEAF, from the coding sequence ATGCACGAACTGCCACAAAATAATATAGTCTATCCGGAGTGTTACAACTGCTCTAAGGCAGCCGGTTGGACTGCTGTGAGTGCCAATCTTTTTCTTGCCATTTTTAAGGCAGTAGTTGGTTTTATTAGCGGAAGTAAGGCCGTCCTTGCTGATTCCTTGTATTCTTTTAAGGATTTTTTGACCTCCCTTGTTGTCTTTATCGGTGTTCAGGTATCTGGTAAACCTGCCGATGAGGGGCATCCGTATGGCCATGGTAAGATAGAGTACGTTTCAATTTTTCTGATAAGCATACTTATCATCATAGGCACTCTGTTTTTATTGATTCACTCGGTAAAGGATATTTGGAATGCGTACCTTGGCCATGTTTATAAGCCAAAGCTTATAGCTCTGTTTGCTGCGATTATTTCAATGATAGCTAATTATAAACTTTCCTCATACCTGTACTGTGTGGGAGAAAAGTTGAAAAGTCCGGCAGTTATAGCCAACGCCAAACATAATCACTCAGATGCAGTATCATCAGCATTTGTAGCATGTGCTGTGCTGCTTTCACGGTATGGATTTTACTTTGTTGATCCGCTTGTGGCAGTGATAGAGACGTTGGATTTAATAAGGCTTAGTGCCGGAATGTTAAACGATTCGTTTAAAGGGATAATGGATTCGTCGCTGCCCAAAAATGTGCTCAAGGAGATGGAAATGACTGCTATGCTTGTGCCGGGCGTAAGGCGTGTAGCGCGCGTAAATGCCAGAAAGGTTGGGCACGGGATATGGGTGGATATGATTATCAAAGTGGATCAGAGCCATACACTTGATAAGGGTTATCTGATAGGAGCGCAGGTGGAAAACACGTTAAAGTCTAAGATAGGCAACATAAGCGGTATAAATATGGGCATAGAGGCCTTTTAG
- a CDS encoding PDZ domain-containing protein — protein MKNLWKSINFILVLLIVVTAGYLLIFSPEKFMGKERNEEELIKNVRQNAVSPALAALNRPVNRQGDLMDPNAVPGANNYGPAYNNQSAPSDTQGTDSAKPAVGWQVDPKDMFWTVNPDNSTTTQTTPSAVNAALLEKILQEGHWIGLEAVPLTPQLAQANGIPQNVTGVLIDEVTLLAAASGIYAGDVISAVNDVPVSDLHSFKAATAAIAMKNEAVVTVYRKNGDIKIPVKSSEALGVAQMEAAPMIFSTSRSPHGYYGPCDKCHSISKSAKNTSTLGMDAGDALPIPPPSIKWGTPCPHRNRGLCTNCHKII, from the coding sequence GTGAAAAACTTGTGGAAATCAATTAACTTTATCCTCGTGCTGCTTATAGTGGTTACAGCCGGATACCTTTTGATCTTTAGCCCGGAGAAATTTATGGGCAAGGAAAGGAACGAGGAGGAACTAATAAAAAACGTACGGCAAAACGCTGTTAGTCCGGCGCTTGCGGCCCTAAATCGTCCTGTAAATCGTCAGGGTGATTTGATGGACCCTAATGCAGTGCCGGGAGCTAACAACTATGGGCCTGCTTACAATAACCAGTCCGCTCCCTCCGACACTCAGGGCACAGACTCTGCTAAACCCGCAGTCGGCTGGCAAGTTGACCCAAAAGACATGTTTTGGACGGTTAACCCGGATAACTCAACCACTACGCAGACCACACCCTCAGCGGTAAATGCCGCCTTGCTTGAAAAAATTCTGCAAGAGGGACACTGGATTGGGCTTGAGGCTGTGCCGCTTACGCCGCAGTTAGCACAGGCTAACGGCATACCACAAAACGTTACTGGCGTGTTGATAGATGAGGTGACACTCCTTGCCGCAGCATCGGGCATATACGCAGGAGATGTAATTTCGGCAGTTAACGATGTGCCGGTTAGTGACTTACATTCGTTTAAGGCGGCAACTGCTGCGATTGCAATGAAAAACGAGGCAGTTGTCACAGTTTACAGGAAAAATGGTGATATTAAAATACCGGTGAAGTCGTCTGAGGCGCTTGGCGTGGCTCAGATGGAGGCGGCTCCCATGATATTTTCAACGTCGAGAAGTCCGCATGGCTACTACGGCCCGTGTGACAAATGCCACTCTATTTCAAAGTCAGCGAAAAACACAAGCACTCTTGGCATGGACGCAGGGGATGCTCTCCCCATACCTCCGCCGTCAATAAAATGGGGCACACCGTGTCCGCACAGAAACAGGGGATTATGCACGAACTGCCACAAAATAATATAG
- a CDS encoding LapA family protein, translating to MRDFLLLKFLPISISIFLVVVFLDQNQREVPVKVFFGNPFHFNLSLIIIFSAALGATITIASFWLIKRMQEKLKKRKETEI from the coding sequence ATGAGAGATTTCTTATTACTAAAATTTCTGCCGATTTCTATCTCGATATTTCTTGTGGTCGTGTTCCTTGACCAGAATCAAAGGGAGGTACCGGTTAAAGTCTTCTTTGGAAATCCTTTCCACTTTAATTTAAGTTTGATTATAATTTTTAGCGCAGCACTTGGAGCTACCATAACTATAGCGTCTTTTTGGTTAATAAAAAGGATGCAGGAAAAGTTGAAAAAACGGAAAGAAACGGAGATATAA
- a CDS encoding rod shape-determining protein — protein sequence MSDRHVLNVGIDLGTSRSVIACDNGIRTFVSSYVGFPKDAISKKLLGKDIAFGDDALRNKMAVTLYRPFDKGMLKYTDELTEKDVEYQKSIDAAKELLRHLIEIAKEGSTDVEGDFIVRGVLGAPAMASRKNKKVLLEIASGILDDVMIVSEPFAVAYGLNLLNNVLIVDIGAGTVDLCRMHGTMPSDEDQITTTKAGDYVDSVFYDLIMKKHGDANFTVNMVKRFKEENANISEHGDSIFIEIPVKGKPERHDVTNELKMACREVVPEIVEGIKKLIATFDPEFQGILKENVYLAGGGSQIAGLKKEIEDYMKKNLGYGKVTRIEETLFAGANGALMLCKDMPEEYWNEIGSKKK from the coding sequence ATGTCTGACAGACATGTGTTAAACGTCGGAATAGATTTGGGGACATCCAGAAGCGTTATAGCCTGCGATAACGGTATAAGGACTTTTGTATCAAGCTATGTGGGGTTTCCTAAAGATGCGATATCAAAAAAGCTGCTTGGCAAAGACATTGCCTTTGGCGATGACGCATTGAGAAATAAGATGGCAGTTACGCTTTACAGACCATTTGATAAGGGAATGCTTAAATACACAGATGAGCTCACGGAAAAAGATGTAGAGTACCAGAAGTCCATAGATGCGGCAAAGGAGCTTTTGAGGCATCTGATAGAGATAGCGAAAGAGGGCAGCACCGATGTTGAAGGTGACTTTATAGTAAGAGGAGTGCTTGGTGCTCCAGCTATGGCTAGCAGAAAAAACAAAAAAGTGCTGCTTGAAATAGCCTCAGGAATTCTTGATGATGTGATGATAGTGTCTGAGCCGTTTGCGGTTGCTTATGGGCTTAATCTGCTTAATAATGTTCTTATTGTTGACATTGGGGCAGGCACCGTGGATCTATGCAGAATGCACGGCACAATGCCCTCCGATGAGGACCAAATTACAACGACTAAAGCAGGTGACTACGTTGATTCGGTGTTTTACGACCTGATTATGAAAAAGCACGGAGACGCTAATTTTACAGTAAATATGGTAAAGAGATTTAAAGAGGAAAACGCTAATATATCTGAACACGGCGACAGTATTTTTATAGAGATTCCAGTAAAAGGCAAACCGGAACGGCATGATGTTACAAATGAGCTAAAGATGGCCTGCAGAGAGGTAGTGCCGGAGATAGTCGAGGGGATAAAAAAACTCATCGCTACGTTTGATCCGGAGTTTCAGGGAATTCTCAAAGAAAATGTGTATTTAGCCGGTGGCGGCAGCCAGATAGCGGGGCTTAAAAAAGAAATAGAAGATTATATGAAAAAAAATCTCGGCTACGGCAAAGTTACCCGAATTGAGGAAACTCTTTTTGCGGGTGCAAACGGCGCACTGATGCTCTGTAAAGACATGCCCGAGGAGTATTGGAACGAGATAGGCAGTAAGAAAAAATAA
- a CDS encoding DUF1640 domain-containing protein, with the protein MPVAFDTLRFAETLKVSGFSDEQAKGLSEAILKAQEAGVASLVTVEDMIRIESRLNERMTKIEGELTLIKWMMGIMLAGVISLVMKAFFMH; encoded by the coding sequence ATGCCAGTAGCGTTTGATACATTAAGATTTGCTGAAACATTGAAGGTATCGGGCTTTTCAGATGAGCAGGCAAAAGGATTGTCTGAAGCTATTTTAAAAGCTCAAGAGGCTGGTGTTGCCTCACTTGTAACCGTAGAGGATATGATCAGAATAGAATCAAGACTAAATGAGCGTATGACCAAAATAGAAGGTGAGCTTACTCTTATCAAATGGATGATGGGAATAATGCTTGCCGGTGTTATATCCCTCGTTATGAAGGCGTTTTTTATGCATTAA
- a CDS encoding DUF354 domain-containing protein: MGKAIWIDLATPKSVMFFRKIIEKLNQRGVDTFVTSRQGDDYTETTELLDLYEIKYRSVGKFGGGQLKGKLHASLLRQMDFMETIAGMDAECGCTAQKVEKLVCLCSVDANRVAFGLKIPIVNFYDIPLSDYTSNFLKALPQARLTLPLSAHVFKPFMVPDDIFTRFSLEKAQVYSYEFIDPVLWLCDFKPDINIYEGILKSIGADSKKPVIVVREEEYKSSYVDKQYPLLYKALPEIYKKTEANIIIVPRYELDYLKTLFPFAYVLENKIKIQHLLAYCDLFIGGGGTINVESTFFGTPTVSTRSFVSHYDKFLMDVGLMKWVSSESQLIETVLNSLGKRKEALSEQFYDRQVEQALCFSERFISWLISGNDERFDGIC, translated from the coding sequence ATGGGTAAGGCTATATGGATTGATCTAGCCACACCAAAGAGTGTGATGTTTTTTCGTAAGATTATTGAAAAACTTAACCAACGCGGCGTTGACACATTTGTAACCTCACGGCAGGGTGATGATTACACTGAAACCACAGAGCTTCTGGACTTATATGAGATAAAGTATCGGAGCGTTGGAAAGTTTGGCGGTGGGCAGTTGAAGGGAAAACTTCATGCCTCATTACTTCGGCAGATGGATTTTATGGAAACCATTGCCGGGATGGATGCAGAATGTGGCTGTACTGCCCAGAAGGTGGAAAAGCTGGTATGCCTGTGTTCGGTGGATGCTAACCGGGTGGCATTTGGCCTTAAGATTCCGATTGTAAATTTTTACGACATCCCGCTATCTGACTACACAAGCAATTTTTTAAAAGCACTGCCTCAGGCTCGTTTGACGCTTCCCTTGTCGGCACACGTGTTTAAACCCTTTATGGTGCCGGATGATATATTTACCAGATTTTCTCTTGAGAAGGCCCAGGTGTATTCCTATGAGTTTATTGATCCGGTTTTATGGCTTTGTGATTTCAAGCCTGATATAAATATTTATGAGGGGATTTTAAAATCCATAGGGGCCGACTCTAAAAAGCCTGTAATAGTCGTGCGTGAAGAGGAATACAAATCCTCCTACGTTGATAAACAGTATCCTCTTTTATATAAGGCGCTGCCTGAGATATATAAAAAAACAGAGGCAAACATAATAATAGTGCCGCGTTATGAGTTAGACTATTTGAAAACTCTTTTTCCATTTGCGTATGTGTTGGAAAACAAAATAAAAATCCAACATCTTTTGGCCTATTGCGATCTATTTATCGGGGGCGGAGGGACGATAAACGTGGAGTCAACTTTTTTTGGCACTCCTACAGTGTCAACGCGCTCATTTGTAAGTCACTACGACAAGTTTCTCATGGACGTGGGGCTGATGAAGTGGGTATCATCAGAGTCTCAGCTTATAGAGACAGTGCTAAATTCGCTGGGTAAAAGGAAAGAGGCACTTTCTGAGCAATTTTATGACCGTCAGGTGGAGCAGGCACTTTGTTTTTCCGAGAGGTTCATCTCATGGCTTATAAGCGGTAATGACGAAAGATTTGACGGTATTTGTTAA
- a CDS encoding radical SAM protein, whose product MENKYSIDDISYTLTEFCPGHCRYCSIWKLPDKRQDELKSQELDLLFSSKYLSIKKIHLTGGEPHKSPTYIRAVDSIHKYLPETVIDTPISGWYPDLHEETARYVTSRFPLYRLDISLDGDEKTYGKIRLYKDGFAKAVETAKRLRAIPGMVVRFQFTIYVENYHLINWVYEFAKSLGVGLYVGFGRFNPDRFKNSIDNLTNRELALSDFVPPKEIRQEIYRRLAEIGFDKSRYASKYYWQRAIWENDPVRFDCYMGRRSIDIDPYGNVYPCLLWLPELRMGNIRELGSLDAVLDSETASNILATIGEGGCKSKCLYTCALKAKIIEPSVPAHGLKDYDKKYGFVFDENDLIPLAPWWDKADG is encoded by the coding sequence ATGGAAAATAAATATAGCATTGATGACATATCATACACACTGACGGAGTTTTGCCCTGGCCACTGCCGGTACTGCTCTATATGGAAACTTCCGGATAAGCGGCAGGATGAGTTAAAATCTCAGGAATTAGATCTGCTGTTCTCTTCCAAATATCTGTCAATAAAAAAAATTCATCTAACCGGTGGTGAGCCTCATAAGAGCCCAACCTATATACGTGCAGTGGATTCCATACATAAATACCTGCCGGAAACGGTAATAGATACTCCCATTAGTGGCTGGTATCCTGACTTGCACGAGGAGACTGCAAGGTACGTAACGTCACGGTTTCCACTCTACAGGCTGGATATATCGCTGGATGGGGATGAGAAAACCTATGGGAAAATCCGCCTGTATAAGGATGGATTTGCAAAGGCGGTAGAGACAGCAAAAAGGCTTAGAGCGATCCCCGGGATGGTCGTGCGTTTTCAGTTTACGATCTATGTGGAAAACTATCATTTAATCAATTGGGTTTATGAGTTTGCTAAGAGCCTTGGTGTTGGACTCTACGTGGGATTTGGACGATTTAACCCTGACAGATTTAAAAATTCCATAGATAATTTAACAAACCGGGAACTAGCCCTCAGTGATTTTGTACCGCCAAAAGAGATCCGTCAGGAGATTTACAGGCGGCTTGCGGAGATTGGTTTTGACAAAAGCCGTTATGCTTCAAAGTACTATTGGCAACGGGCTATATGGGAAAATGATCCCGTACGTTTTGACTGCTACATGGGACGCCGCTCTATAGACATTGACCCCTACGGCAACGTGTATCCGTGTCTTTTATGGCTTCCGGAGCTTAGGATGGGAAACATCAGAGAGCTTGGCTCTCTGGATGCCGTGCTGGACTCTGAGACCGCCTCAAATATTTTAGCCACAATAGGGGAGGGCGGGTGTAAAAGCAAATGCCTTTATACGTGCGCACTTAAAGCAAAAATCATAGAACCCTCTGTGCCTGCCCACGGACTTAAGGATTACGATAAGAAATACGGATTTGTTTTTGATGAAAATGACTTAATCCCTCTTGCTCCATGGTGGGATAAAGCTGATGGGTAA